One segment of Prionailurus bengalensis isolate Pbe53 chromosome X, Fcat_Pben_1.1_paternal_pri, whole genome shotgun sequence DNA contains the following:
- the TSPYL2 gene encoding testis-specific Y-encoded-like protein 2: MDRQDEGPPAKARRLSSSEPAQHDQLPPPPPPPPPPPLLPPPPLLRLPLPPPEQRPRLQEETEAAQVLADMRGVGLGPALPPPPPYVILEEGGIRAYFTLGSGGPGWEPEMESGYGEAPPPTESLETYSPSEASGGSVEIDFQVVEPGSFAGENVLETCSAGHWAYQRLTGPGGKEEAIILVEDDDEDEKESVRKRRRRRKRKQRKVKKESKKNAEKIECILQALENIQLDLEAVNIKAGKAFLRLKRKFIQMRRPFLERRDLIIQHIPGFWVKAFLNHPKISILINRRDEDIFRYLTNLQVQDLRHISMGYKMKLYFQTNPYFTNMVIVKEFQRSRSGRLVSHSTPIRWHRGQEPQARRHRNQDTSYSFFSWFSNHSLPEADRIAEIIKNDLWVNPLRYYMMGEGGYRANRKKQEKEESKNRDKCEVVIMEDSDDYHIMEDIISETSDSDDITDNETIHDIKISDFMETTDCFETTDNEITDISESLCDSESPDHNESPDNETTDNNESPDDHETTDNNESSDDNETTDNNESADDNSENPDDENPDDNSENPEDNTDDNEENPDDNEENTADNDENPDGDENPNSAENPKGGNHGSSGDNQDSSDSDNEGDNEGSDDEDNDGNEGDNEGSDDDGNEGDNEGSDDDDRDIEDYRNDSDDPDKDQDNSNNQDDSEAEVENISEEGSSVEEEEDEGSEEDSQQEGEESDDEEVSEEEEEEGIEDDFEGGEDSEDSDMEEVLQVQNVWANPGKRGKTG, translated from the exons ATGGACCGCCAGGATGAGGGGCCTCCGGCCAAGGCCCGCCGCCTGAGCAGCTCCGAGCCCGCTCAGCACGACCAGCTGCCACCGCCTCCGCCGCCTCCGCCTCCCCCGCCACTCCTGCCTCCCCCGCCGCTCCTGCGACTGCCCTTGCCTCCACCCGAGCAGCGCCCGAGGCTCCAGGAGGAAACCGAGGCGGCACAGGTGCTGGCTGACatgaggggggtggggctgggccccGCTCTGCCTCCGCCGCCGCCCTATGTCATTCTGGAGGAGGGGGGGATCCGCGCGTACTTCACCCTGGGTTCTGGGGGTCCCGGCTGGGAGCCTGAGATGGAGTCAGGGTATGGGGAGGCGCCCCCTCCCACGGAGAGCCTAGAAACATACTCTCCTTCGGAGGCTTCTGGGGGAAGTGTGGAGATTGACTTTCAGGTTGTGGAGCCCGGCAGTTTTGCTGGAGAGAATGTCCTAGAAACCTGTAGCGCAGGGCACTGGGCGTACCAGAGGTTAACCGGTccaggggggaaggaagaggctaTCATCCTAGTGGAAGATGACGATGAGGATGAAAAGGAAAGCGTGAGGaagcggaggaggaggaggaagaggaagcagaggaaggtgaagaaggaaagcaagaagAATGCCGAGAAGATAGAGTGCATCCTGCAGGCACTGGAAAACATTCAACTGGACCTGGAGGCGGTGAACATAAAGGCAGGCAAGGCCTTCCTCCGTCTGAAGCGCAAATTCATCCAGATGCGAAGACCCTTCCTGGAGCGCAGGGACCTCATCATCCAGCATATCCCAGGCTTCTGGGTCAAAGCA TTCCTCAACCACCCCAAAATTTCAATCTTGATCAACCGACGTGATGAAGACATTTTCCGCTACTTGACCAATCTGCAG GTACAGGATCTCAGACATATCTCCATGGGCTATAAGATGAAGCTGTATTTCCAGACAAACCCCTATTTCACAAACATGGTGATTGTAAAGGAGTTCCAGCGCAGCCGCTCTG GCCGGCTGGTGTCCCACTCAACTCCAATCCGCTGGCACCGGGGCCAGGAGCCCCAGGCCCGCAGGCACAGGAACCAGGACACCAGCTACAGCTTCTTCAGCTGGTTCTCAAACCACAGCCTCCCAGAGGCTGACAGGATTGCTGAG ATTATCAAAAATGACCTGTGGGTCAACCCTCTGCGCTACTACATGATGGGAGAAGGAGGCTACAGGGCAAacagaaagaagcaagaaaaggaagaaag TAAAAACAgggacaagtgtgaggtggtgaTTATGGAAGACTCTGACGACTATCACATAATGGAAGACATTATCAGCGAGACTTCAGACAGTGATGACATCACCGACAATGAGACCATTCATGACATCAAGATCTCTGACTTCATGGAGACCACCGACTGCTTTGAGACCACTGACAATGAGATAACCGACATTAGTGAGAGCCTCTGTGACAGTGAGAGCCCTGACCACAATGAGAGCCCTGACAATGAGACCACTGACAACAATGAGAGCCCCGATGACCACGAGACCACTGATAATAATGAGAGCTCTGATGACAACGAGACCACTGACAACAACGAGAGTGCCGATGACAACAGTGAGAACCCTGACGACGAGAACCCTGACGACAACAGTGAGAACCCTGAAGACAATACTGATGACAACGAAGAGAACCCTGATGACAACGAAGAAAATACTGCTGACAACGATGAGAATCCTGATGGTGATGAGAACCCTAATAGTGCCGAGAATCCCAAAGGTGGCAACCATGGCAGCAGCGGTGACAACCAGGACAGCAGTGACAGTGACAACGAAGGAGACAACGAGGGCAGTGATGATGAAGATAATGATGGCAATGAAGGTGACAATGAAGGCAGTGATGATGATGGCAATGAAGGTGACAATGAAGGCAGTGATGATGACGACAGAGACATCGAAGATTACAGGAATGATAGTGATGACCCTGACAAGGATCAGGATAACAGCAACAACCAGGATGACTCTGAGGCCGAAGTGGAGAACATCTCTGAAGAAGGATCCTCAGTGGAGGAAGAAGAAGATGAGGGCAGTGAGGAAG ACAGCCAGCAAGAAGGTGAGGAGAGTGACGATGAGGAAGTaagcgaggaggaggaggaagaagggatcGAAGACGACTTCGAAGGAGGGGAAGACTCTGAAGACTCTGACATGGAGGAGGTGCTTCAGGTCCAAAATGTTTGGGCCAACCCGGGGAAGAGGGGCAAAACTGGATAA